The Trichosurus vulpecula isolate mTriVul1 chromosome 4, mTriVul1.pri, whole genome shotgun sequence genome contains a region encoding:
- the C4H17orf80 gene encoding uncharacterized protein C17orf80 homolog isoform X1 codes for MADILPQKEQCPYCKKQFKRLKTHLPYCKKERAILPFNSDITHSKAVLFQAPKSKELLTKSVGEEACKKSQSKRRNTNLPKGRLHGVDLEMRTAVQMSEDIKKQMKIIPQMTLNPIRPKRVVFLAENGRMLSAAKKYSKAKFTKYLPKSGENKSKNPSEMLRGSPSKQPSTSEDKKHFSSLLNDFGIEHSGQKLPTETVDLPFSICESFPSLDRRQNPYATLQSNEKVAKAKDRISEALHTVNNSETQRKITGSFFSANYGNSSLYKTLQPGGMENQHIKHRAKKKEFHFGLEAAGKVSCNKGFEGNKSPEVEISKSDYMRDGPRKQINNDLAAEKTPHRDNPDSPLFPSGKLAYDEALSLADLGNQSLSTLVLKYLQEEEDEYKASVTPADPVENKKPVSSEPDLEPKTWTTYTECHQQPLNPACHCAPKNLTSGHVEATGSKSPPSSLGLEWFPEFYPAYLHLGVLPGRPQKGDIEVQKRHHNFPEEERFTKAPLLERSVMDVNTGKPPSWFTISNFSLMGLLGKVQKAWIKYPKYVSLKKGSVGGITMLFAGYWVLCYSWSFKHLKLQRWRRHH; via the exons ATGGCAGACATCTTACCCCAAAAGGAGCAGTGTCCCTACTGTAAGAAACAATTTAAACGGTTAAAGACTCATTTACCTTACTGTAAGAAGGAAAGAGCCATTCTTCCTTTTAATTCAGACATCACTCATTCCAAGGCAGTTTTGTTCCAAGCCCCCAAATCAAAGGAGCTACTGACAAAAAGTGTTGGTGAAGAGGCATGTAAAAAAAGTcaaagtaaaagaagaaacactAACCTTCCAAAGGGTAGACTACATGGTGTTGACTTAGAAATGAGAACCGCTGTGCAGATGAGTGAGGATATAAAGAAGCAAATGAAAATTATCCCTCAAATGACACTGAATCCTATTAGACCAAAAAGGGTTGTGTTTCTGGCTGAGAATGGGCGTATGCTCTCTGCagcaaaaaaatattccaaagcaAAATTCACAAAATATTTACCTAAATCAGGGGAAAACAAGAGCAAAAATCCTTCAGAAATGTTGCGGGGGAGCCCTTCCAAACAGCCTTCTACCAGTGAagataaaaaacatttttcaagcTTGCTAAATGATTTCGGAATTGAGCACTCAGGACAGAAATTGCCGACCGAAACAGTGGACTTGCCTTTCAGTATTTGTGAGAGTTTTCCAAGTCTCGATAGGAGGCAGAATCCATATGCAACTTTACAAAGCAATGAGAAAGTTGCTAAAGCTAAGGACCGCATTTCAGAAGCTTTACACACTGTCAATAactctgagacccagagaaaaatCACAGGATCATTCTTCTCAGCCAATTATGGAAACTCTTCATTGTACAAGACACTTCAACCCGGGGGAATGGAGAACCAGCACATCAAACacagagcaaagaaaaaagagtTTCACTTTGGGTTAGAGGCAGCTGGAAAGGTTAGTTGCAATAAAGGATTTGAAGGCAATAAATCACCTGAGGTAGAAATATCAAAATCTGATTACATGAGAGATGGCCCCAGGAAacaaattaataatgatttagctGCAGAAAAGACACCTCACCGTGACAATCCTGATTCACCTTTGTTCCCTTCAGGGAAGCTAGCTTATGACGAGGCTCTTTCTTTGGCAGATTTAGGTAACCAAAGCCTCTCTACTTTGGTTTTAAAATATCtacaagaagaggaagatgagtaCAAGGCTTCGGTCACTCCAGCTGATCCAGTAGAGAATAAGAAACCAGTATCTTCCGAGCCTGACCTTGAACCCAAGACTTGGACAACATACACTGAATGTCATCAGCAGCCTTTAAACCCAGCCTGCCATTGTGCTCCTAAAAACTTGACCAGTGGTCATGTTGAAGCTACTGGCAGCAAAAGTCCACCTTCGTCTTTGGGGTTAGAGTGGTTTCCAGAATTCTATCCTGCGTATCTACATCTGGGGGTGTTACCAGGGAGACCTCAGAAGGGGGATATTGAGGTCCAGAAACGTCACCACAACTTCCCAGAGGAAGAAAGATTCACAAAAG CTCCTCTTTTGGAAAGAAGCGTGATGGATGTAAACACTGGAAAGCCTCCATCTTGGTTTACAATCTCCAATTTCTCTTTAATGGGACTGCTGGGAAAAGTACAAAAAG CCTGGATTAAATACCCAAAATATGTCAGCTTGAAGAAGGGTAGCGTCGGTGGCATCACCATGCTCTTTGCTGGATACTGGGTCCTTTGCTACAGCTGGAGTTTCAAGCACCTGA AGTTGCAGCGTTGGCGCAGGCACCACTGA
- the C4H17orf80 gene encoding uncharacterized protein C17orf80 homolog isoform X2 — protein sequence MADILPQKEQCPYCKKQFKRLKTHLPYCKKERAILPFNSDITHSKAVLFQAPKSKELLTKSVGEEACKKSQSKRRNTNLPKGRLHGVDLEMRTAVQMSEDIKKQMKIIPQMTLNPIRPKRVVFLAENGRMLSAAKKYSKAKFTKYLPKSGENKSKNPSEMLRGSPSKQPSTSEDKKHFSSLLNDFGIEHSGQKLPTETVDLPFSICESFPSLDRRQNPYATLQSNEKVAKAKDRISEALHTVNNSETQRKITGSFFSANYGNSSLYKTLQPGGMENQHIKHRAKKKEFHFGLEAAGKVSCNKGFEGNKSPEVEISKSDYMRDGPRKQINNDLAAEKTPHRDNPDSPLFPSGKLAYDEALSLADLGNQSLSTLVLKYLQEEEDEYKASVTPADPVENKKPVSSEPDLEPKTWTTYTECHQQPLNPACHCAPKNLTSGHVEATGSKSPPSSLGLEWFPEFYPAYLHLGVLPGRPQKGDIEVQKRHHNFPEEERFTKAPLLERSVMDVNTGKPPSWFTISNFSLMGLLGKVQKELQRWRRHH from the exons ATGGCAGACATCTTACCCCAAAAGGAGCAGTGTCCCTACTGTAAGAAACAATTTAAACGGTTAAAGACTCATTTACCTTACTGTAAGAAGGAAAGAGCCATTCTTCCTTTTAATTCAGACATCACTCATTCCAAGGCAGTTTTGTTCCAAGCCCCCAAATCAAAGGAGCTACTGACAAAAAGTGTTGGTGAAGAGGCATGTAAAAAAAGTcaaagtaaaagaagaaacactAACCTTCCAAAGGGTAGACTACATGGTGTTGACTTAGAAATGAGAACCGCTGTGCAGATGAGTGAGGATATAAAGAAGCAAATGAAAATTATCCCTCAAATGACACTGAATCCTATTAGACCAAAAAGGGTTGTGTTTCTGGCTGAGAATGGGCGTATGCTCTCTGCagcaaaaaaatattccaaagcaAAATTCACAAAATATTTACCTAAATCAGGGGAAAACAAGAGCAAAAATCCTTCAGAAATGTTGCGGGGGAGCCCTTCCAAACAGCCTTCTACCAGTGAagataaaaaacatttttcaagcTTGCTAAATGATTTCGGAATTGAGCACTCAGGACAGAAATTGCCGACCGAAACAGTGGACTTGCCTTTCAGTATTTGTGAGAGTTTTCCAAGTCTCGATAGGAGGCAGAATCCATATGCAACTTTACAAAGCAATGAGAAAGTTGCTAAAGCTAAGGACCGCATTTCAGAAGCTTTACACACTGTCAATAactctgagacccagagaaaaatCACAGGATCATTCTTCTCAGCCAATTATGGAAACTCTTCATTGTACAAGACACTTCAACCCGGGGGAATGGAGAACCAGCACATCAAACacagagcaaagaaaaaagagtTTCACTTTGGGTTAGAGGCAGCTGGAAAGGTTAGTTGCAATAAAGGATTTGAAGGCAATAAATCACCTGAGGTAGAAATATCAAAATCTGATTACATGAGAGATGGCCCCAGGAAacaaattaataatgatttagctGCAGAAAAGACACCTCACCGTGACAATCCTGATTCACCTTTGTTCCCTTCAGGGAAGCTAGCTTATGACGAGGCTCTTTCTTTGGCAGATTTAGGTAACCAAAGCCTCTCTACTTTGGTTTTAAAATATCtacaagaagaggaagatgagtaCAAGGCTTCGGTCACTCCAGCTGATCCAGTAGAGAATAAGAAACCAGTATCTTCCGAGCCTGACCTTGAACCCAAGACTTGGACAACATACACTGAATGTCATCAGCAGCCTTTAAACCCAGCCTGCCATTGTGCTCCTAAAAACTTGACCAGTGGTCATGTTGAAGCTACTGGCAGCAAAAGTCCACCTTCGTCTTTGGGGTTAGAGTGGTTTCCAGAATTCTATCCTGCGTATCTACATCTGGGGGTGTTACCAGGGAGACCTCAGAAGGGGGATATTGAGGTCCAGAAACGTCACCACAACTTCCCAGAGGAAGAAAGATTCACAAAAG CTCCTCTTTTGGAAAGAAGCGTGATGGATGTAAACACTGGAAAGCCTCCATCTTGGTTTACAATCTCCAATTTCTCTTTAATGGGACTGCTGGGAAAAGTACAAAAAG AGTTGCAGCGTTGGCGCAGGCACCACTGA